The Montipora capricornis isolate CH-2021 chromosome 6, ASM3666992v2, whole genome shotgun sequence genome has a window encoding:
- the LOC138051013 gene encoding uncharacterized protein, with the protein MDGNDDLDAYLQRFERFATTAKWQKLGWVSKLMHRVLLSGRALEVYSRLSEEAATNYDQVKLALMKSYDLTEDGYRPKFRASKPEVDKNPEQFIVRLDTYLLRWKVAIVRITIDTPYLKGEVEVQCLPDVIYDLIVNVGNVPGARPAEEENPTWQEACHVTTRSRAKKDGQVNPLKTTASTDCVIEWSRENRVHLNSDKCKELRISFSKRPGYFDPIVIEGKELEVVGSVKLNIASDLTWNSHILEVIKKASKRLYFLVQLKRARVPLQDLVLFYTSCVRSVMEYAIPAFYNALPLYLKNELLRIKKPSISIITGGDCVVAQDLGIQPILEHYEFLCQKLFKGILDNPSHKLKALLPPIHKPSYNLKNKRHFNMPRLQTSRTMNTFIFAMARKFNG; encoded by the exons ATGGACGGCAATGATGATTTAGATGCCTATTTGCAGAGATTCGAGAGATTTGCTACTACAGCTAAGTGGCAGAAATTAGGCTGGGTATCAAAGCTCATGCACAGGGTTCTTTTGTCAGGACGAGCCCTTGAAGTGTACTCACGCCTATCTGAAGAAGCAGCCACAAATTATGACCAAGTCAAgcttgcgttaatgaagagttATGATCTTACAGAGGACGGCTACCGACCGAAATTTAGAGCCTCTAAGCCGGAAGTGGACAAGAACCCTGAGCAGTTCATTGTACGCCTGGATACTTATCTGTTACGCTG GAAGGTAGCTATTGTAAGAATTACTATTGATACACCGTACCTTAAGGGGGAAGTGGAAGTGCAATGCCTCCCAGATGTTATTTACGACCTCATAGTAAATGTTGGTAACGTTCCTGGAGCAAGACCTGCAGAAGAAGAAAATCCGACCTGGCAAGAAGCATGTCATGTAACTACTAGGAGCCGAGCTAAGAAGGATGGACAAGTTAACCCTTTAAAG ACAACAGCTTCAACAGATTGTGTTATTGAGTGGTCACGAGAGAATAGAGTTCACTTGAATTCTGATAAGTGCAAAGAGCTTCGAATCTCATTTTCTAAAAGGCCCGGGTATTTTGATCCCATAGTAATTGAAGGCAAAGAGCTGGAGGTAGTTGGTAGTGTAAAGCTCAATATAGCAAGCGACTTGACCTGGAACAGTCATATATTAGAAGTAATCAAAAAGGCCAGTAAGAGGTTGTATTTTTTAGTACAACTAAAGAGAGCTAGGGTTCCCTTACAAGACCTAGTACTTTTTTACACATCATGTGTGAGATCTGTAATGGAGTACGCAATACCTGCCTTCTATAATGCGCTTCCGCTATATTTGAAGAATGAGCTTTTACGCATTAAAAAACCGTCAATTTCCATTATAACTGGGGGCGATTGCGTGGTTGCTCAAGATTTAGGAATACAACCTATTTTAGAGCATTACGAATTTCtatgtcaaaagctttttaaaGGTATCTTAGACAACCCTAGCCATAAGTTAAAGGCGCTTCTTCCACCAATACACAAACCCAgctacaatttaaaaaataagcGCCATTTTAATATGCCACGCCTTCAAACTTCCAGAACGATGAACACTTTTATATTTGCTATGGCAAGAAAGTTTAATGGCTAG